A genome region from Streptomyces antimycoticus includes the following:
- a CDS encoding baeRF2 domain-containing protein, giving the protein MDLAFLQPLYAGDASVVSVHLDTSRGAHDADKQIELRRRAARRSLSEQGAQETDLAVLDDIVGGAPELPGPQGEALFVSAGRLLGAFTLVEPPAADSAQVLPVPDPLGVAIDRDHQLPHVVVAVDREGADVEAYPATGYEPTLRRTFNGSTLHITRVRAGAEAQASYHRRTVNVWTENTGQAADDVRAAAAAVEAAVVLIAGDPKAVGLLREHLAARPLDAEVVYVEGGRTDASAREGLRASVDAAMHEAMTARHRAVLDRLEGELAGGRALQGIPAVKEALAEGRVETLLLAADRGGDPTLYASRRDPRALGTDSAALGEDPTAFSAPAAPLLLRSAVLGGASFTGILPPCTDGVAALLRY; this is encoded by the coding sequence ATGGATCTTGCCTTCCTCCAGCCTCTGTACGCGGGCGACGCCTCCGTCGTGTCCGTCCACCTGGACACCTCACGTGGGGCGCACGACGCCGACAAGCAGATCGAGCTGCGCCGGCGGGCGGCCCGGCGGTCCTTGAGCGAGCAGGGCGCACAGGAGACGGACCTCGCCGTGCTGGACGACATCGTGGGAGGCGCCCCGGAACTGCCCGGCCCGCAGGGCGAGGCGCTGTTCGTCTCGGCCGGTCGGCTGCTGGGGGCCTTCACCCTCGTGGAGCCACCCGCGGCGGACAGCGCACAGGTGCTGCCGGTGCCTGATCCGCTGGGCGTGGCGATCGATCGCGACCACCAGCTGCCGCATGTGGTCGTGGCCGTGGACCGGGAGGGGGCGGACGTGGAGGCCTACCCGGCCACCGGGTACGAGCCGACTCTGCGTCGCACGTTCAACGGCAGCACGCTGCACATCACCCGTGTGCGCGCGGGCGCTGAGGCACAGGCCTCCTACCACCGGCGCACCGTCAACGTGTGGACAGAGAACACCGGGCAGGCGGCTGACGACGTACGGGCCGCCGCGGCCGCCGTCGAGGCCGCCGTGGTGCTGATTGCCGGGGACCCCAAGGCGGTGGGACTGCTGCGTGAGCATCTTGCCGCACGTCCGCTGGACGCGGAGGTGGTGTACGTCGAGGGCGGCCGCACCGACGCCTCCGCCCGGGAGGGCCTGCGGGCGAGCGTGGACGCCGCCATGCACGAGGCAATGACCGCCCGTCACCGCGCCGTGCTGGACCGTCTGGAGGGCGAGCTGGCCGGTGGCAGGGCGTTGCAGGGCATTCCGGCAGTCAAGGAAGCCTTGGCCGAGGGGCGGGTGGAGACGTTGCTGCTGGCCGCCGACCGCGGTGGGGACCCCACCCTGTACGCCTCCCGCCGCGACCCGCGTGCCCTGGGCACCGACTCGGCGGCGCTCGGTGAGGACCCGACGGCTTTCAGCGCTCCGGCGGCGCCGCTTCTGCTGCGCTCGGCTGTCCTCGGCGGCGCCTCGTTCACCGGGATCCTTCCCCCCTGCACGGACGGCGTCGCAGCCCTGCTGCGGTACTGA
- a CDS encoding NIPSNAP family protein, with translation MIELRQYTLRPGRRDELIELFDREFVETQEETGMVVLAQFRDLDDPNRFVWLRGFGDMAARHRALTAFYGGPVWAEHGPQANATMVDSDDVLLLRPLSAGSGFAVRPSQRPRTGAPAPDRFVSATVWSFPPGRSEGIALIQDGLLPVLHMTGPAPLAVLTTETAHNTFTRLPVRTGENVAAVFTSYPDERACRRHLAEVRAHPLSREILPDIGREQTAAPGH, from the coding sequence GTGATCGAGCTTCGCCAGTACACGCTGCGTCCCGGCCGACGCGACGAGCTCATCGAACTGTTCGACCGGGAGTTCGTCGAAACGCAGGAGGAGACGGGGATGGTCGTGCTCGCCCAGTTTCGGGACCTCGACGATCCGAACCGCTTCGTCTGGTTGCGCGGGTTCGGGGACATGGCGGCACGGCACCGTGCGCTGACGGCCTTCTACGGCGGACCGGTGTGGGCCGAGCACGGTCCCCAGGCCAACGCCACCATGGTTGACTCCGACGACGTCCTGCTGCTGCGGCCGCTGTCAGCCGGGAGCGGCTTCGCCGTCCGCCCGTCCCAGCGGCCCCGGACCGGCGCTCCGGCACCGGATCGGTTCGTCTCCGCCACCGTGTGGTCCTTCCCTCCCGGACGGTCCGAGGGCATCGCGCTCATCCAGGACGGGCTCCTCCCCGTGCTCCACATGACGGGACCCGCACCACTCGCCGTCCTGACCACCGAGACGGCGCACAACACCTTCACCAGGCTGCCGGTCCGCACCGGAGAGAACGTCGCCGCCGTCTTCACGTCCTACCCCGACGAACGTGCGTGTCGCCGGCATCTTGCCGAGGTGCGGGCCCACCCCCTCAGCCGGGAGATCCTGCCGGACATCGGCAGAGAACAGACTGCGGCCCCCGGACACTGA
- a CDS encoding TIGR03084 family metal-binding protein has translation MLDYGLDMSSIEHDLALPDLVAEGDELEALVSAHTDWTTPTPAAGWTIAHQIAHLASADANVLIAIRTPDAFDAVLKQAEAAGSQYADLDAAAGAAEPRSALLEQWRAGRTEVAAALRDIPLDHGFPWYGSRLTPALMVPLRLMETWAHGQDIFDALGVAHRPTGRLRHVAALGVIGRELSFHAAQLPVPPEPFRVELTGPDGQTWAWGPEDAMQRVQGSALDFCLRVTQRRSRAETDLTAVGEDAQKWLDIARVFL, from the coding sequence ATGTTGGACTACGGCCTTGACATGTCCAGCATAGAGCACGACCTTGCTCTGCCCGACTTGGTGGCTGAAGGAGATGAACTCGAAGCCCTGGTATCAGCGCATACTGACTGGACCACCCCCACACCGGCGGCAGGGTGGACGATCGCCCACCAGATCGCTCATCTTGCCTCAGCCGATGCGAACGTTCTCATCGCCATACGGACCCCGGACGCATTCGACGCCGTACTGAAGCAGGCAGAGGCCGCAGGCAGCCAATACGCCGATCTCGACGCTGCCGCGGGAGCGGCCGAACCGCGATCAGCACTGCTGGAACAATGGCGCGCCGGGCGAACCGAGGTGGCGGCGGCGCTGCGTGACATTCCACTGGACCATGGGTTTCCGTGGTACGGCTCGCGGCTGACCCCGGCGCTCATGGTGCCGCTTCGGCTCATGGAAACGTGGGCTCATGGGCAGGACATTTTCGATGCGCTGGGTGTCGCACACCGTCCCACGGGCCGGCTCCGGCATGTGGCCGCATTGGGAGTGATAGGGCGAGAGCTGTCGTTCCATGCTGCCCAGTTGCCTGTTCCGCCGGAGCCGTTCCGTGTCGAGCTGACTGGCCCCGATGGCCAAACCTGGGCATGGGGCCCGGAGGATGCCATGCAGCGGGTTCAGGGCAGTGCCCTCGACTTCTGCCTTCGAGTCACCCAGCGCAGATCCCGAGCCGAGACCGACCTCACGGCAGTCGGCGAGGATGCGCAGAAGTGGCTTGATATCGCTCGCGTTTTCCTCTGA
- a CDS encoding family 43 glycosylhydrolase, which translates to MASTSARFRAVRGRPGTLLLALLMVLGLGSAHPGPAAADPADPPGTYQNPVMDNVADAFSDPSIIRGKDGYWYAYATQTSMRRENQGGPWESQHFMPITRSSDLVNWTYVGDVFGPDNHPEWRDFATTYYWAPDIRYINGEYYLYYSVAGGDKNTIALATSDHPAGPWKDIGHPVLPYGTTVNQIDPAVFVDSDGQKYLYYGSFRDGGIQAVRLNEEGTAPVGDPVQVVGARRGEAAYVVKRDGWYYLFYSGLGCCARDEGAYPVFVGRAKDPMGPFKDAEGVGLADLHVGGTIVNAPNGNTWVATGHSANVVDKSGQDWILTNGFDRHESDPNWGGRPTMMDRLDWIDGWPTVRAGAWTSEERQTAPTSTWDAGSTFDAGLGGFDTSGHDSWTTGSDPDSGRYARNRSRAAVPRLLLPRRAPDGDVRIEADVRLRDGKGRVGLVLASAGRFNHTVAWLDSTGTLSVEVTRDRKVVRKRTARLHANADLRTWHSLTAEIRGGAAQVHVSSAMLDMPLAELTVEVPKDWRRGGVASTRGAGEVDNVGVTRLYTPVTVKQPDPVVGARLPEYDEDFDDDQLDGWTWFGPVDGKVVDGQYVWPTQDADFSGKGTMASALLRDAPTGTYTVETKLHFPITDAPDGRSQAGLIAFQSPEDSIHLAPTRTGPSRQAFLWIGRDRDSWPEMQLGPSADTMWLRLRHTVDPATGEHRFQSATSRDGKHYIWGGVWHLPAGSDPRIGLVSLAGEGVTARFDYVRFSS; encoded by the coding sequence ATGGCATCGACGTCAGCACGATTCCGCGCGGTCCGGGGCAGACCCGGCACCCTCCTCCTCGCCCTGCTCATGGTCCTGGGCCTGGGCAGTGCGCATCCCGGACCGGCCGCGGCAGATCCCGCCGATCCGCCCGGGACGTACCAGAACCCCGTGATGGACAACGTCGCGGACGCCTTCTCCGACCCGTCGATCATCCGGGGCAAGGACGGCTACTGGTACGCCTATGCGACCCAGACCAGCATGCGCCGGGAGAACCAGGGAGGCCCGTGGGAGTCTCAGCACTTCATGCCGATCACGCGCTCATCCGACCTCGTCAACTGGACCTACGTCGGTGATGTCTTCGGGCCCGACAACCACCCGGAGTGGCGCGACTTCGCGACCACCTACTACTGGGCACCCGACATCCGCTACATCAACGGGGAGTACTACCTCTACTACTCGGTCGCCGGCGGCGACAAGAACACCATCGCGCTGGCCACGTCGGACCATCCGGCAGGTCCGTGGAAGGACATCGGCCACCCCGTGCTGCCGTACGGGACGACCGTCAATCAGATCGATCCGGCGGTGTTCGTCGACTCCGACGGCCAGAAGTACCTCTACTACGGCTCGTTCCGCGACGGCGGAATCCAGGCGGTGCGCCTGAACGAGGAGGGCACCGCGCCGGTCGGCGATCCGGTGCAGGTGGTCGGTGCCCGGCGCGGCGAAGCCGCGTACGTGGTGAAGCGCGACGGCTGGTACTACCTGTTCTACTCCGGCCTGGGCTGCTGCGCCCGGGACGAGGGCGCCTATCCGGTGTTCGTCGGGCGGGCCAAGGACCCGATGGGCCCGTTCAAGGACGCCGAGGGCGTCGGCCTGGCCGACCTGCACGTCGGCGGCACGATCGTCAACGCGCCGAACGGCAACACATGGGTCGCGACCGGCCACTCGGCGAACGTCGTGGACAAGTCCGGCCAGGACTGGATCCTCACCAACGGTTTCGACCGCCACGAGAGCGACCCCAACTGGGGTGGACGGCCGACCATGATGGACCGGCTCGACTGGATCGACGGCTGGCCGACGGTGCGCGCGGGCGCCTGGACGAGCGAGGAACGGCAGACCGCGCCCACGAGCACCTGGGACGCGGGCAGCACCTTCGACGCCGGCCTCGGCGGCTTCGACACCTCCGGGCACGACTCCTGGACCACGGGTTCGGATCCGGACTCGGGGCGGTACGCCCGCAACCGGTCCCGGGCCGCGGTCCCGCGGCTGCTGCTGCCGCGACGGGCCCCGGACGGCGATGTGAGGATCGAGGCCGACGTTCGGCTGCGCGACGGCAAAGGCCGGGTCGGCCTTGTCCTGGCATCCGCAGGCCGGTTCAACCACACCGTGGCCTGGCTGGACTCCACCGGCACACTCTCCGTCGAGGTCACCCGGGACCGGAAGGTGGTGCGGAAGCGCACCGCGCGCCTGCACGCCAACGCCGACCTGCGGACCTGGCACTCGCTCACGGCCGAGATCCGCGGCGGGGCGGCGCAGGTACACGTCAGCTCGGCCATGCTCGACATGCCGCTGGCCGAACTGACAGTGGAGGTACCCAAGGACTGGCGCCGTGGCGGTGTCGCCTCGACGCGCGGCGCCGGCGAGGTGGACAACGTCGGCGTGACCCGGCTCTACACCCCGGTGACCGTCAAACAGCCGGACCCCGTGGTCGGAGCCCGACTGCCGGAGTACGACGAGGACTTCGACGACGACCAACTGGACGGGTGGACGTGGTTCGGCCCCGTCGACGGAAAGGTCGTCGACGGCCAGTACGTGTGGCCGACGCAGGACGCCGACTTCTCGGGCAAGGGGACCATGGCTTCGGCGCTGCTTCGTGACGCTCCGACCGGCACCTACACGGTCGAGACCAAGCTGCACTTCCCGATCACCGACGCCCCCGACGGGCGCAGCCAGGCCGGGCTGATCGCCTTCCAGAGCCCGGAGGACTCGATCCATCTGGCTCCGACCCGGACCGGCCCATCACGGCAGGCTTTCCTGTGGATCGGCCGGGACCGTGACAGCTGGCCGGAGATGCAGCTGGGCCCGTCGGCCGACACCATGTGGCTGCGGCTGCGCCACACCGTCGATCCGGCGACCGGCGAGCACAGGTTCCAGTCGGCCACGAGCCGGGACGGGAAGCACTACATCTGGGGTGGGGTCTGGCATCTGCCCGCCGGCTCGGACCCGCGCATCGGCCTCGTCTCCCTGGCCGGTGAGGGAGTGACCGCACGCTTCGACTATGTGCGCTTCTCCTCCTGA
- a CDS encoding LysR family transcriptional regulator, with product METRRLQMLAELARRGSMRAVAEATGTTTSTVSQQVAALAQDMGTALIEPHGRKVRLTPAGRRLAEHAVTILAAVEAAQRDLSPDAPPTGTVRVAGFATAIRAQLLPIISGLSTSHPELSILVREHEPAEALHLLANDEADLALTYDYNLAPAEPDPAVTITPLWTAPWGLGIPDHVARPSAPGAPEVFRWFRTADWIGNSRNTGDETVIRTLASMAGFTPHLTHQADNLNLVQGMIAAGMGVGLLPMGTATLPGVHLMPLTAPDVVLRAFAVARRGRDSWPPLALLTDLIIRQSAQGV from the coding sequence ATGGAAACACGCCGCCTGCAGATGCTGGCCGAGCTGGCCCGGCGAGGCTCGATGCGCGCCGTGGCCGAGGCCACCGGCACCACCACCTCGACGGTTTCTCAGCAGGTCGCCGCTTTGGCTCAGGACATGGGCACGGCACTGATCGAGCCGCACGGACGCAAGGTCAGGCTCACCCCGGCGGGCCGCCGTCTGGCGGAACACGCCGTGACGATCCTTGCGGCAGTCGAGGCCGCACAGCGGGACTTGAGTCCCGACGCCCCGCCGACCGGCACAGTGCGCGTGGCAGGCTTCGCCACGGCCATTCGCGCCCAACTGCTGCCCATCATCAGCGGTTTGTCCACCAGCCATCCTGAGCTCAGCATCCTGGTCCGCGAGCACGAACCCGCCGAAGCCCTCCATCTGCTGGCCAACGACGAGGCCGACCTCGCGCTCACCTACGACTACAACCTGGCACCGGCCGAGCCGGACCCCGCGGTCACGATCACCCCACTGTGGACCGCTCCCTGGGGTCTGGGCATTCCTGACCATGTCGCCCGTCCCTCGGCACCGGGCGCCCCGGAGGTCTTCCGCTGGTTCCGCACGGCGGATTGGATCGGCAACTCGCGCAACACCGGTGACGAGACCGTCATCCGGACACTCGCCTCCATGGCCGGCTTCACCCCCCACCTCACCCACCAGGCGGACAACCTCAACCTCGTACAGGGCATGATCGCGGCAGGAATGGGCGTGGGGCTGCTGCCGATGGGCACCGCCACGTTGCCCGGTGTCCACCTGATGCCGCTCACCGCACCGGACGTTGTCCTGCGCGCCTTCGCCGTCGCCCGCCGGGGTCGCGACAGCTGGCCTCCGCTGGCCCTGCTGACCGACTTGATCATTCGGCAGTCAGCGCAGGGTGTATAG
- a CDS encoding vWA domain-containing protein, whose protein sequence is MSGNQNYINHVALVLDASSSMSHLSGKVVEVADQQIAYLARRSKELDQETRVTVYVFADKVECVIYDKDVLRMPSLKQLYRVGGMTALLAATLKSQRELAQTAQLYGDHSFLTFVLTDGQENASHRCPDAPAKNPRELVQAVAKLMQTQEDNWTLAVLVPDQMGKREAMQCGFPKDNIAIWDATSTQGLEEAGQVIQQATENFMMGRAQGIRGSRAVFSTGAEAVNKDTIKAAGLTPVNPSEYQLIPVAREAAIREWVIECGHTYRTGGAFYQLSKSEKIQARKQIAVLEKKTDRVYTGPEARSLLGLPDTEVRVKPDHNDDFTIFVQSTSVNRKLVPHTRLLLMI, encoded by the coding sequence ATGTCCGGAAACCAGAACTACATCAATCACGTTGCTCTTGTGCTGGATGCGAGTTCGTCCATGTCGCACTTGAGCGGCAAGGTCGTCGAAGTCGCCGACCAGCAGATTGCGTATCTGGCCCGACGCTCGAAGGAACTCGACCAGGAAACCCGCGTCACGGTCTACGTCTTCGCGGACAAGGTGGAGTGCGTCATCTACGACAAGGACGTGCTGCGTATGCCGTCCCTGAAGCAGCTCTACCGGGTCGGTGGAATGACGGCTCTGCTGGCGGCCACACTGAAGTCGCAGCGGGAGCTTGCGCAGACCGCGCAACTGTACGGCGACCACAGCTTCCTGACGTTCGTCCTGACGGACGGCCAGGAGAACGCAAGTCATCGCTGCCCGGATGCCCCTGCCAAGAATCCACGCGAGCTCGTGCAGGCCGTGGCCAAGCTGATGCAGACGCAAGAGGACAACTGGACACTGGCCGTCCTTGTGCCGGACCAGATGGGCAAGCGCGAGGCCATGCAGTGCGGTTTCCCGAAGGACAACATCGCCATCTGGGACGCCACAAGCACACAGGGCCTGGAAGAGGCCGGGCAGGTTATCCAGCAGGCTACTGAGAACTTTATGATGGGCCGGGCCCAGGGCATCCGGGGATCGCGGGCGGTGTTCTCCACAGGGGCAGAGGCGGTCAACAAGGACACCATCAAGGCGGCCGGCCTCACCCCGGTGAATCCGTCGGAATACCAGCTCATTCCGGTGGCTCGCGAAGCGGCGATCCGGGAATGGGTCATCGAATGCGGGCACACCTACCGTACCGGTGGTGCCTTCTATCAGCTGAGTAAATCGGAGAAGATCCAGGCGCGGAAGCAGATCGCGGTGCTGGAGAAGAAAACGGACCGGGTGTACACCGGGCCGGAGGCCCGATCCCTGCTCGGCCTGCCGGACACGGAAGTTCGCGTCAAGCCTGACCACAACGACGACTTCACCATATTCGTGCAGAGCACCAGCGTGAACCGGAAGCTGGTACCGCACACGCGGCTGCTGCTCATGATCTGA
- a CDS encoding nuclear transport factor 2 family protein, with amino-acid sequence MSTSLGMPADPTLSHRAIENLIARYAELVDDGDFAGLGILLADATFTGVGEPVSGREAIEKMFQDTLIVYADGTPRTQHVTTNVAIEVDEQAGTAVSRSYVTVLQALPGFPLQTIAAGRYHDRFERREGQWRFVERRVRINLIGDVSRHAHQAAAQR; translated from the coding sequence ATGTCCACATCCCTCGGCATGCCCGCCGATCCGACGTTGAGCCACCGGGCTATCGAGAACTTGATCGCACGTTACGCCGAACTCGTGGACGACGGTGATTTCGCGGGACTCGGAATACTTCTCGCCGACGCCACCTTCACGGGCGTGGGCGAGCCGGTCAGCGGGCGCGAGGCGATAGAGAAGATGTTCCAGGACACTCTGATCGTCTACGCCGACGGCACGCCGCGAACCCAGCATGTCACCACCAACGTTGCCATCGAGGTGGACGAACAGGCGGGCACGGCGGTCTCGCGTTCGTACGTCACCGTGTTGCAGGCGCTGCCCGGCTTTCCGCTGCAAACGATCGCCGCCGGTCGGTACCACGACCGTTTCGAGCGCCGTGAGGGGCAGTGGCGCTTCGTGGAGCGACGGGTCCGCATCAACCTGATCGGCGATGTGAGCCGCCATGCGCACCAGGCTGCCGCACAGCGGTAG
- a CDS encoding PIG-L family deacetylase: MTDRPLTLMAVHAHPDDEATGTGGVLARYAAEGIRTVLVTCTDGGCGDGAGGVKPGDPGHDPAAVALMRRQELEASCEVLKVSDLEMLDYADSGMIGWPSNDAPGSFWQTPVEEGAARLAELMRHYRPDVVVTYDENGFYGHPDHIQAHRITMAALEMTELTPKVYWTTMPHSGMKRFGEAMREFHEDMPEPDPAEAAAMAEIGLPDDEITTWVDTTAFSGQKFDALAAHASQGENIFFLKMGKERFGELMGMETFLRVQDATGAAVPENDLFAGLR, from the coding sequence ATGACTGACCGGCCTTTGACGCTTATGGCAGTACACGCCCACCCCGACGACGAGGCCACCGGAACCGGAGGGGTCCTCGCCCGGTACGCGGCGGAGGGCATTCGTACGGTTCTCGTGACGTGTACCGACGGCGGTTGCGGTGACGGAGCGGGAGGTGTCAAGCCGGGCGATCCCGGGCACGATCCGGCGGCGGTCGCCTTGATGCGCCGTCAAGAACTCGAGGCGAGTTGTGAGGTCCTGAAGGTCAGCGATCTGGAGATGCTGGACTATGCCGACTCCGGAATGATCGGCTGGCCGAGCAACGACGCCCCTGGATCCTTCTGGCAGACCCCCGTGGAGGAAGGCGCCGCCCGACTCGCGGAACTCATGCGGCACTACCGCCCCGATGTGGTCGTCACCTATGACGAGAACGGCTTCTACGGCCACCCCGACCACATCCAGGCCCATCGCATCACGATGGCGGCGCTGGAGATGACCGAGCTGACGCCGAAGGTGTACTGGACGACGATGCCCCACTCGGGGATGAAGCGGTTCGGCGAGGCCATGCGCGAGTTCCATGAGGACATGCCGGAGCCGGATCCTGCCGAGGCCGCCGCGATGGCCGAGATCGGCCTCCCCGACGATGAGATCACCACGTGGGTGGACACCACTGCGTTCAGCGGTCAGAAGTTCGACGCGCTGGCCGCGCACGCCAGTCAGGGCGAGAACATCTTCTTTCTCAAGATGGGCAAGGAGAGGTTCGGCGAGTTGATGGGCATGGAGACCTTCCTCCGCGTCCAGGACGCCACCGGCGCGGCCGTACCGGAGAACGATCTCTTCGCCGGACTGCGCTGA
- a CDS encoding EamA family transporter, with amino-acid sequence MSTVQLGSALTVPLFGQLGPLGTAGLRLGWAGLILLVAIRPRPRDFSSRDLLACTVLGLVTAGMMVFFMLAIARLPLGTASALEFLGPLTVSLFGPRKGRLLWAAAAATGVVLLTEPWHGGADLVGVGSALLAAGCWAAYILLTQRVGDRVTGLKGLAVSMPVAALLGLTLAAPDLTERLTWSPLWTMLVLAVLSPVIPFALEFLALRRLTASAFGTLMSLEPAIALMVGLLVLGQRPGAAATLGLVLVVVASVGATRAGARPTASAKEALASSACA; translated from the coding sequence ATGTCTACCGTGCAGCTCGGATCGGCTCTGACTGTTCCGCTGTTCGGACAGCTCGGGCCGCTGGGAACCGCGGGGCTGCGCCTGGGCTGGGCGGGGCTGATTCTGCTGGTCGCCATCCGTCCCCGGCCTCGTGACTTCAGCTCCCGGGATCTTCTCGCCTGCACGGTGCTCGGTCTCGTGACCGCCGGAATGATGGTCTTCTTCATGCTGGCGATCGCCCGTCTCCCGCTGGGGACCGCGAGCGCACTGGAATTCCTGGGACCGCTCACCGTCTCCCTCTTCGGCCCGAGGAAGGGACGCCTCCTCTGGGCGGCCGCGGCGGCGACGGGCGTCGTGCTGCTGACCGAACCCTGGCATGGCGGCGCCGACCTGGTGGGGGTGGGGAGCGCGCTGCTCGCCGCGGGGTGCTGGGCCGCCTACATTCTGCTGACCCAACGGGTCGGTGATCGCGTCACCGGGCTGAAAGGACTGGCCGTCTCCATGCCGGTCGCGGCGCTGCTGGGGCTGACCCTCGCCGCCCCGGACCTCACCGAACGCCTCACGTGGTCACCGCTGTGGACCATGCTGGTCCTGGCGGTGCTCAGCCCCGTCATCCCCTTCGCCCTCGAGTTTCTCGCCCTGCGCCGACTGACCGCGTCGGCGTTCGGCACTCTGATGAGCCTTGAACCCGCCATCGCCCTCATGGTCGGTCTGCTCGTTCTCGGCCAGCGCCCCGGGGCGGCTGCGACACTGGGCCTGGTGCTCGTGGTCGTGGCCAGCGTCGGTGCCACCCGCGCCGGTGCCCGCCCCACGGCATCCGCCAAGGAGGCACTGGCTTCTTCCGCCTGCGCTTGA